The Mytilus galloprovincialis chromosome 2, xbMytGall1.hap1.1, whole genome shotgun sequence genome has a window encoding:
- the LOC143064011 gene encoding uncharacterized protein LOC143064011 encodes MGSKEELDTLKLEDISTLFKAGCVVLIAAFLFHTIGMATNHWAVSVTDAHGTIQYNGLWEKCADVRLGKGDFECQGFIWSDPQVSHWFRYVQTTEVLAFCAMMIMIAFALLYLFAKFINEDHKKNLRVLALVLGFLSGVLIIVACIVFGSLKDVQKPRRMQAASVNLSWSFAFSLIGGLLSIATGIIFTISS; translated from the exons ATGGGTTCTAAAGAAGAACTTGATACCTTGAAATTGGAAGACATTTCTACTCTGTTTAAAGCGGGATGTGTTGTTCTGATAGCAGCCTTCCTTTTCCACACGATAGGCATGGCAACCAACCACTGGGCTGTATCAGTAACAGATGCTCATGGCACCATTCAGTATAATGGTTTGTGGGAGAAGTGTGCCGATGTTAGATTAGGGAAAGGAGATTTTGAATGCCAAGGTTTTATCTGGTCAGATCCACAAGTCAGTC aTTGGTTTCGTTATGTACAGACAACAGAAGTGCTGGCTTTCTGTGCAATGATGATAATGATTGCATTTGCTTTATTGTACCTGTTTGCTAAATTCATCAATGAAGATCATAAAAAGAATCTAAGAGTTCTGGCCCTTGTTTTAGGTTTCCTCAGTG GTGTACTTATCATTGTTGCCTGCATTGTATTTGGATCACTAAAAGATGTACAGAAACCAAGAAGAATGCAAGCAGCTTCTGTCAACTTATCATGGAGCTTTGCCTTCAGTTTGATTGGTGGATTGTTATCAATAGCAACCGGcatcattttcacaatttcatcataa